One region of Terriglobia bacterium genomic DNA includes:
- a CDS encoding FAD-binding protein, giving the protein MRSSPVVKELRKIVGAEAVLDQPEDLMLYEYDAGLSTGKPEVIVFPETAEQVSQIARLASRLKVPLVPRGAGTGLSGGSIPRAGGIVLVFSRMTRILDIDVPNRRAVVEPGVVNADLSAAVAQHGLYFAPDPASAKAATIGGNVAENSGGAHTLAHGVTVNHITGLEVVLPDGRVVQMGGKAVDSCGYDLTGLFVGTEGTVGLVTAITVKLTRVAEAVETLLAIFNTIDDAANTVASITSGGITPVALEMLDGKTLRCVEEATHAGYPMDSGAVLLIELEGLREAVTEQAEAVRAVCQQHQAREVRRAANEPERQLLWKGRKTAFAALGRLAPAYYTQDGVVPRSHIAKVLRFIETVAEKYKLEIGNIFHAGDGNLHPCILFDLRDPDQVERTHQAGRMILQYCVDCGGTITGEHGVGMEKNELMPLLFSDDDLEVMKRVHDAFNPNSVLNPQKLFPTPRSCRETNIADAQRGPR; this is encoded by the coding sequence ATGCGCAGCTCGCCGGTCGTAAAAGAACTCAGAAAGATCGTTGGCGCCGAGGCGGTCCTCGACCAGCCCGAGGACCTCATGCTGTACGAGTACGACGCGGGGCTGTCCACGGGCAAACCGGAAGTGATCGTGTTCCCCGAGACGGCCGAGCAGGTCTCGCAGATCGCGCGGTTGGCGTCGCGCCTGAAGGTTCCGCTGGTCCCACGCGGGGCGGGAACCGGGTTGAGCGGCGGTTCCATCCCGCGCGCCGGCGGGATCGTGCTGGTGTTCTCGCGCATGACCAGGATCCTGGACATTGACGTCCCCAACCGGCGTGCTGTGGTCGAGCCCGGAGTGGTGAACGCGGACCTGTCGGCGGCGGTGGCGCAGCACGGGCTGTACTTCGCGCCCGATCCGGCCAGCGCGAAGGCGGCCACCATCGGCGGCAACGTGGCGGAGAATTCCGGCGGCGCGCACACCCTGGCGCACGGCGTTACCGTGAACCACATTACCGGCCTGGAGGTCGTGTTGCCGGACGGGCGCGTGGTGCAGATGGGCGGCAAAGCGGTGGATTCGTGCGGCTACGACCTTACCGGACTGTTTGTCGGCACCGAAGGCACGGTCGGGCTGGTGACGGCAATCACGGTGAAGCTGACCCGGGTGGCGGAGGCGGTGGAAACGCTGTTGGCAATCTTCAACACGATTGATGACGCCGCCAACACGGTGGCGTCCATCACGTCGGGAGGAATCACGCCGGTGGCGCTGGAGATGCTGGACGGCAAGACGCTGCGCTGCGTGGAGGAAGCGACGCATGCGGGATATCCGATGGATTCGGGCGCGGTGCTGCTGATCGAACTGGAAGGACTGCGCGAAGCGGTGACGGAGCAGGCCGAAGCGGTGCGCGCGGTGTGCCAGCAGCACCAGGCGCGCGAGGTGCGGCGCGCCGCCAACGAGCCGGAGCGGCAACTGCTGTGGAAGGGCCGCAAGACGGCATTCGCCGCGCTCGGCCGGCTGGCGCCGGCGTACTACACGCAGGACGGCGTCGTCCCGCGCAGCCATATTGCCAAGGTGCTGCGCTTTATCGAGACGGTGGCGGAGAAGTACAAGCTGGAGATCGGGAACATCTTTCACGCCGGCGATGGCAACCTGCACCCCTGCATCCTGTTCGACCTGCGCGACCCGGACCAGGTGGAGCGCACCCACCAGGCGGGACGCATGATTCTGCAATACTGCGTCGATTGCGGCGGAACCATCACCGGCGAACACGGCGTCGGCATGGAGAAAAATGAGCTGATGCCGCTGCTGTTCAGCGACGATGATCTCGAGGTCATGAAGCGGGTGCACGACGCGTTCAACCCCAACTCGGTGCTGAACCCGCAAAAATTGTTTCCCACTCCGCGCAGTTGCCGCGAGACCAACATCGCGGACGCGCAGCGAGGTCCGCGGTGA